Proteins encoded in a region of the Fusarium falciforme chromosome 6, complete sequence genome:
- a CDS encoding AA-permease domain-containing protein, producing the protein MGAHQQDDIVESTPRVEDAQDFVEDEKPVLNHGGHGPTQRRLKDYHITWIGLCSGIGTGLFIGAGSAYATAGPAGLLLAYIVVGSVLWCVMQSISELATLLPTAGSFPHWATRFIDPAVGFSLAISYGYCYTIALASECSAAAVLVGYWTDLNPAVVITVSLVLILAINLMNVRFFGETEVVAGAIKVLCFIGLVIVAIVITAGGGPNHEAIGFRYWRDPGAWVNYNGITGSAGHFLGFLSAFVNASFSFVSVETVVITAAESVNPHKSIPKAANRVTYRIGFFYILGAFLIGLIVDPRNADLVSGTGNANSSPWVIAIREAGITALPSIVNACILVSAWSAGSSYCWVGSRIILAMTTDRQLPQFFGRTTSSGVPWVAVLASWLFGPLAYLSLGSGGAAQAFTWLLNLSTVAGLIAWGTLCVCYIRFHRALKVQGVSRDTLPWKAPWMPYTAWYGAIGSIIITLVAGFPVFLKGNWSTTDFIASYIGIPIFIIPIIGWKIAFGTKFVRAKDIDVWSGRLPHDWVPHDAASHDTSDKAIQSVA; encoded by the exons ATGGGGGCTCATCAACAGGACGACATTGTCGAAAGCACTCCGAGAGTGGAGGATGCTCAGGATTTTgtggaggatgagaagcCTGTGCTTAATCATGGTGGTCATGGACCTACGCAGCGACGGCTGAAAGACTATCACATCACCTGGATTGGTCTTTGCAGTGGCATTGGAACTGGTCTTTTCATCGGAGCAGGATCTGCCTATGCCACAGCCGGTCCAGCAGGTCTGCTGTTGGCGTACATCGTCGTCGGTTCTGTGCTCTGGTGTGTCATGCAGAGCATCTCGGAGCTGGCCACGCTG CTTCCTACAGCAGGTTCCTTTCCTCACTGGGCAACCCGCTTCATTGATCCTGCCGTCGGCTTCTCCCTGGCAATCTCCTATGGCTATTGCTACACCATCGCTCTCGCCTCAGAATGCTCAGCTGCTGCAGTCCTCGTGGGCTACTGGACAGATCTCAACCCTGCTGTTGTAATCACAGTCAGTCTCGTTCTGATTCTCGCCATCAATCTCATGAACGTGCGCTTCTTCGGAGAAACGGAAGTGGtcgctggtgccatcaaggTTCTCTGCTTCATcggcctcgtcatcgtcgccatTGTCATCACAGCCGGAGGAGGTCCCAACCACGAGGCCATTGGTTTCCGGTATTGGCGTGATCCTGGTGCATGGGTGAACTACAACGGCATCACTGGCTCTGCCGGCCACTTTCTGGGCTTCCTCTCAGCGTTTGTCAATGCTTCATTCTCATTTGTGAGCGTTGAGACGGTTGTCATTACTGCCGCCGAGTCTGTCAACCCACACAAGTCGATCCCCAAGGCGGCGAACCGAGTCACATATCGAATCGGTTTCTTCTATATCCTCGGGGCCTTCTTGATTGGATTGATTGTCGATCCTCGAAATGCAGACCTCGTCTCTGGCACTGGAAACGCCAACAGCTCGCCCTGGGTCATCGCTATCCGAGAGGCTGGCATCACcgccctcccctccatcgTCAACGCCTGTATCTTGGTGTCTGCCTGGTCAGCTGGCAGTTCATACTGCTGGGTTGGATCTCGTATCATTCTCGCAATGACGACGGACAGGCAGCTTCCGCAGTTCTTTGGCCGCACGACATCGAGCGGTGTCCCCTGGGTTGCAGTCCTTGCTTCCTGGCTCTTTGGGCCTTTGGCGTATCTCA GTCTTGGTAGCGGCGGTGCCGCCCAAGCTTTCACCTGgcttctcaacctcagcaCAGTCGCTGGTCTCATCGCTTGGGGAACACTCTGTGTCTGCTACATTCGCTTCCACCGTGCCCTCAAGGTCCAGGGTGTCAGTCGTGACACTCTGCCGTGGAAGGCTCCATGGATGCCCTACACGGCCTGGTATGGAGCCATCGGATCGATCATTATCACGCTGGTGGCTGGGTTCCCCGTCTTCCTCAAGGGGAACTGGTCCACCACTGATTTCATCGCTTCTTATATCGGCATtcctatatttattattccaATTATTGGATGGAAGATTGCGTTCGGTACCAAG TTTGTTCGGGCCAAGGATATCGATGTGTGGTCTGGTCGTCTCCCCCATGATTGGGTTCCTCATGACGCAGCGAGTCATGATACGAGCGACAAGGCTATCCAATCTGTTGCCTAG
- a CDS encoding Amidohydro-rel domain-containing protein gives MRYSFNPISLLVLAIGTKAASTLFRGGTVIGFDTKTQTPQPLYNTSILVTGDTITAIFNESDKDSVEIPLDTEIVPAADLIISPGFIDTHRHTWQTTYRTIASNITLSEYFVRYSPLSRVPDLFTPEEFYLSQVVGLWEALNAGVTSLLDHSHNINTRQVAEAALAAYSDSGARVWFGYSFDPTGNFTIPERAAHVLELATDQRLSTGLVQMGIAFDTWTEVDKSGLEAVLGLLKDGNLSVLTTHWLDAQWNIRNSPSLFHGLGILNQSLPIVFSHGTFVTPAEYELLKEYNHYVSITPESEMHFGHTNQESDLIMDQAALGVDTHATYSGDIVTQARMWLQSVRLRSFRKTLDEWKIPRYSPMSVNQAFHLATRAGAQALRRPDLGVLKVGAKGDIVTFDGKSVNLVGWRDPVAAIILHSNVGDVKDVMVGGSFVKRNGSLVAEQLSDVMTRFQESAARIQEEAVKIPYEMKGGFVFNPALPFAVVEPVDAVRDDGTGY, from the exons ATGAGATATTCCTTCAATCCAATCTCTTTGCTAGTGCTAGCCATAGGGACCAAGGCGGCGTCGACATTGTTCAGGGGCGGAACCGTCATCGGCTTCGATACCAAGACTCAGACACCCCAGCCTCTATACAACACCTCCATCTTGGTCACCGGAGATACAATCACGGCAATCTTTAATGAAAGTGACAAGGACTCTGTCGAGATACCTTTGGATACGGAAATAGTGCCAGCTGCAGACTTGATCATCTCGCCCGGCTTCATCGATACGCATCGACACACTTGGCAGACGACCTACCGAACTATTGCTTCCAACATTACCCTGTCCGAATACTTTGTCCGATACAGTCCCCTATCACGAGTCCCTGACCTGTTCACCCCAGAAGAGTTTTACCTGTCTCAGGTGGTTGGGCTCTGGGAAGCGCTCAACGCCGGCGTGACTTCGCTGCTGGACCACTCACATAATATCAACACCCGGCAAGTCGCCGAGGCCGCTCTCGCTGCCTACTCTGATAGCGGTGCACGAGTTTGGTTTGGCTATAGCTTTGACCCTACTGGTAACTTTACGATTCCGGAACGAGCGGCACACGTCCTTGAGCTGGCCACGGACCAGCGATTGTCAACAGGGCTGGTCCAGATGGGCATAGCATTTGACACATGGACGGAAGTTGATAAGTCAGGCCTGGAAGCGGTCCTCGGTTTACTCAA AGACGGCAACCTCTCGGTCTTGACTACACACTGGCTGGACGCACAGTGGAATATCCGCAACAGCCCATCCTTATTCCATGGCCTTGGAATATTGAACCAAAGCCTCCCGATCGTCTTCTCTCACGGCACCTTCGTCACCCCGGCTGAATacgagctcctcaaggaaTACAATCACTACGTCTCCATCACGCCAGAGTCCGAGATGCACTTTGGACACACAAACCAGGAGAGCGACCTCATAATGGATCAGGCAGCTCTTGGGGTGGATACCCACGCCACGTACTCTGGGGACATTGTCACTCAAGCCAGGATGTGGCTGCAAAGCGTGAGACTGCGATCTTTTAGAAAAACCCTCGACGAGTGGAAGATTCCTCGATACAGCCCGATGTCTGTGAATCAGGCCTTTCACCTGGCCACTCGAGCGGGTGCCCAGGCTCTCCGGCGCCCAGACCTCGGTGTCCTCAAGGTCGGAGCCAAGGGTGACATTGTCACCTTTGACGGAAAGTCTGTAAACCTGGTTGGTTGGAGGGACCCCGTTGCAGCCATTATTCTTCATTCCAACGTCGGTGATGTGAAGGACGTCATGGTTGGTGGAAGCTTTGTCAAGAGGAATGGAAGTCTGGTTGCAGAGCAGCTATCCGATGTCATGACGAGGTTTCAGGAATCCGCGGCGAGAATTCAGGAAGAGGCTGTCAAGATTCCATATGAGATGAAGGGCGGTTTTGTCTTTAACCCTGCTCTTCCATTTGCCGTTGTCGAACCTGTAGATGCTGTGAGGGACGACGGCACAGGGTACTAG
- a CDS encoding ADH-zinc-N domain-containing protein, translating to MAPEIPPEHRVLVLAEAGKPLSLEVRPTPKTGPGSVLVRVLAVSLRANSPRIYQDPQSGHPLPLPFIPGFMAIARVAETGPDAARLQPGDLVLFDPYILGRDDPNAKYISGLMEGFNEGSRKLARGEWRDSTLAEYAKLPLENCHRLDEERLLGDVMDGGLGYTLDDLTHLFSMLIPFGGLADVNVKAGDTAIIAPATGRYGSAAVHVALAMGAKVIAIGRNAAVLSQLSSINPTRLKTVQITGDIDKDTKALSEAAGPGGADVFWDMSPPGAEKSTHFTSSLNVLKEGARVSLLGSVASGVSFDYMQIMLKALTIKGTWMCTREQTRRLVSMVETGVLPLGSRASMGPVRKFGLEEWKEALDVAAKRIEPGEVVIVP from the coding sequence ATGGCCCCAGAAATTCCACCTGAGCACCGCGTCCTCGTCCTAGCCGAGGCCGGAAAGCCGCTGAGCCTGGAAGTGCGGCCCACACCCAAGACCGGCCCTGGGAGCGTACTCGTTCGCGTCCTCGCCGTGTCACTCAGAGCCAACTCCCCACGAATCTACCAAGACCCCCAGAGTGGCCATCCACTACCCCTCCCCTTTATCCCTGGATTCATGGCCATCGCCCGTGTTGCCGAGACTGGACCTGATGCTGCACGTCTGCAGCCAGGGGATCTCGTCCTCTTTGACCCCTACATCCTTGGCCGTGACGACCCAAACGCAAAGTACATTAGCGGACTTATGGAAGGTTTCAACGAAGGAAGCAGAAAGCTTGCACGTGGAGAGTGGCGAGACTCGACACTCGCCGAGTACGCCAAGCTGCCTTTGGAAAACTGTCATCGCCTGGATGAGGAGAGGCTCTTGGGTGATGTCATGGATGGCGGGCTTGGGTACACTCTAGACGATCTCACGCATTTGTTCAGCATGCTTATCCCGTTCGGCGGCCTTGCTGATGTCAATGTCAAGGCCGGGGATACGGCTATTATTGCACCCGCGACGGGACGATATGGCAGCGCCGCGGTGCATGTCGCGTTGGCTATGGGCGCTAAAGTCATTGCCATTGGTCGTAATGCTGCTGTTCTCTCACAGCTGAGCAGTATCAATCCCACACGGTTGAAGACCGTCCAGATCACTGGCGATATCGACAAGGACACCAAGGCACTGAGTGAGGCGGCTGGCCCCGGCGGTGCGGATGTATTCTGGGACATGTCACCGCCCGGAGCTGAAAAGTCAACGCACTTTACCAGCAGCTTGAACGTCTTGAAAGAGGGTGCTCGTGTCAGTCTCCTGGGAAGCGTTGCATCGGGCGTCAGCTTCGATTACATGCAGATCATGCTCAAGGCGCTGACTATAAAGGGGACTTGGATGTGCACAAGAGAGCAGACAAGGAGGCTCGTCAGCATGGTTGAGACGGGTGTTTTGCCGCTGGGATCCCGAGCTAGCATGGGACCTGTGAGGAAATTTGGATTGGAAGAGTGGAAGGAAGCATTGGATGTGGCCGCTAAGAGGATCGAGCCCGGAGAGGTTGTCATTGTCCCGTAG
- a CDS encoding HET domain-containing protein, producing MSSEYIYTPLSDPDTIRVLEIGLLHPDSHQLSGRLTTESLHDQPDYVALSYVWGAPSPTDLLIDIDDHPFQVRESLFQAIRALVSDTKIRIWIDQICINQNDNTEKEQQVQLMSKIYSQARMVVGWLGDEADESDLAIVSFSYITRISREAMVEDPKLSPPPHELSSKNHAELISDIINPVGGKLGRACAALVQRPWFRRLWIVQEMALAKELELRCGTSSISGDEFFTAIASLFSAITDSASTAIGAIYGSALKLGQLREQTFTGPCESFPHLLQKICAWECEKPQDRLNGLFGVAFCRDPAAAWFKPSYSMSGPELFAMFAAEHILVTGGLEILHFKGCDDTLVQVKQEADGLRFLPVTTPVNDLASWVPNWQVRTRPLPLLTNVQDNIEANFSATASEPDYSLNRISQTLSVRAVEVDKVKMRGPQYLPFGGHWAGLVDGCFLEWLELVKHYIGSKEAESMFPLTVTMDRKVAVPGRFPNRFDPNTILDHLERHAQEMVPGEYPEKNKGYWKETIDAVTEFRYLAEELCRYRVLFVTESGRLGLGSSQVEEGDSIYLIHGLKTPFVVSYRSQGHLLRGECYVHGLMDGKVHWSDQDTTLHLR from the coding sequence ATGAGTTCAGAATACATCTACACGCCGCTGAGTGACCCCGACACTATCAGAGTACTCGAGATCGGTCTGCTTCACCCGGATAGCCATCAGCTAAGCGGGCGACTCACCACCGAAAGCCTGCACGATCAGCCCGATTATGTCGCCTTGTCTTATGTCTGGGGAGCTCCATCGCCTACGGACCTGTTGATTGACATCGATGATCATCCGTTCCAAGTCAGAGAATCACTCTTTCAAGCCATCAGAGCCTTGGTATCCGACACCAAGATCAGGATCTGGATCGATCAGATCTGCATTAATCAGAACGACAACACGGAGAAGGAACAACAAGTACAGCTCATGTCCAAGATTTATAGCCAGGCTCGAATGGTCGTAGGCTGGCTTGGCGATGAAGCCGACGAAAGCGACCTTGCCATCGTGTCCTTCAGCTACATCACTCGCATTTCAAGAGAGGCAATGGTCGAGGATCCCAAACTGAGTCCGCCGCCCCACGAATTGAGCAGCAAAAATCATGCTGAGCTCATCTCcgatataataaatcctgTGGGAGGAAAGCTGGGACGTGCCTGCGCTGCACTTGTTCAACGACCGTGGTTTCGCAGGCTGTGGATCGTCCAGGAGATGGCTCTGGCCAAAGAGCTCGAACTCCGCTGCGGCACATCATCGATCTCTGGCGACGAGTTCTTCACTGCAATTGCATCGCTATTCTCTGCAATCACAGACTCTGCTTCGACCGCCATTGGTGCCATTTATGGGAGTGCCCTGAAGCTAGGACAGCTTCGGGAACAAACATTCACCGGGCCCTGCGAGTCTTTTCCCCATCTCCTCCAGAAAATATGCGCCTGGGAGTGTGAAAAGCCTCAAGACCGCCTGAACGGTCTGTTCGGGGTTGCTTTTTGCCGCGATCCAGCTGCCGCGTGGTTCAAACCTAGCTACTCTATGTCAGGACCCGAGCTGTTCGCCATGTTTGCGGCGGAACACATACTCGTCACCGGAGGGCTGGAGATACTGCACTTCAAAGGATGCGATGATACTTTAGTTCAAGTGAAACAAGAGGCAGACGGGTTACGATTCCTTCCCGTAACAACCCCAGTGAATGATCTCGCTTCATGGGTGCCAAATTGGCAAGTGAGAACGCGGCCATTACCACTGTTGACCAACGTTCAAGACAACATCGAGGCAAACTTCTCGGCAACGGCTTCTGAGCCGGATTATTCCCTGAATCGAATTTCTCAGACGCTGAGTGTCCGCgccgtcgaggttgacaaggtGAAGATGAGAGGTCCACAGTACCTTCCGTTCGGCGGCCATTGGGCCGGTCTCGTGGATGGGTGTTTTCTCGAGTGGCTGGAATTAGTCAAACACTACATCGGCAGCAAGGAAGCCGAGTCCATGTTCCCTTTAACTGTGACGATGGATAGGAAGGTGGCCGTACCAGGACGGTTCCCGAACCGCTTCGACCCCAACACCATCCTGGACCATCTTGAACGTCATGCCCAAGAGATGGTGCCTGGAGAATATCCTGAAAAGAATAAAGGCTACTGGAAAGAGACGATCGATGCGGTAACCGAGTTTCGGTATCTTGCCGAGGAGCTCTGCCGCTACCGCGTCTTGTTCGTCACTGAGAGTGGGAGGCTGGGTTTGGGAAGTAGCCAGGTTGAGGAGGGAGACTCAATCTATCTTATTCACGGGCTCAAGACACCATTCGTAGTAAGTTATCGCTCACAGGGGCATCTTCTGCGAGGGGAGTGCTATGTGCATGGGTTGATGGATGGGAAGGTCCACTGGTCGGACCAGGATACTACGTTGCATCTGCGTTGA
- a CDS encoding Prolyl endopeptidase: protein MWTMPIKPDSDYEWLETQESPEGLKWVDNQNELATRKLDSLPHTKSIQEKLVALSSTDVNRPSYWIAGNLFRLRKDSTNKHGILEVSERQLDGSLGNWRLVLDIDELGREEGRELEFFEFDFQSRAFGPDASRLLVLLSDGGSDLVELRELDTKQGKFVRDGFRTGLGRIAVTWLDIDHVLINHNLNGSPTTAAGWGTTSYIWKRGIDLKEAKAVKEIPPTSALSLISSVGQTNSGRALITCAVDYSTLVYSIVSLDGTVEELDLPKKQSMSLPPKTTSKHVVAVLGEKATVCGREVPVGSVVAYNMVPDTPANERTSIVYVPELGEVNAYLFIDGIQASKTRVYLTMNKRQSERRLTLENDANEWRIIRSIETSIGSHAAATSGDPYSNETVVTKSGLLSPSTTWLERGKTKESLYTQPSVFNADAFQLSQKTTSSKDGTSIDYLVLSPKEPKHPHGEQPIMMIGYGAFGLSVSLSYLDMILGGISLVPWLESGGSLVIPFIRGGGERGEAWHQAARQEKRQNSYDDFTAVAETLVKDGMTTPKHIGVVGGSNGGLLAAVMGTQRPDLFGAIVSDVPLTDMLRYPLMGMGAAWIYEYGDPQDAEMAKVLRAYSPFHNIREGVQYPPFLVTVSTKDDRVGVGHARKLVARLKDAGASDVFLYEDRTGGHGVSDPFKNATLMARRVAFLIEFLQSTGSGA from the exons ATGTGGACCAT GCCCATCAAACCCGACAGTGATTACGAGTGGCTTGAGACACAAGAGTCTCCCGAGGGCCTCAAATGGGTCGACAACCAAAATGAGCTCGCCACGCGCAAGCTGGACTCGTTGCCGCACACCAAAAGTATTCAGGAGAAGCTGGTGGCCTTATCTTCAACTGACGTGAATCGCCCGAGCTACTGGATCGCCGGTAACCTCTTTCGACTAAGAAAGGACTCCACCAACAAACATGGCATCCTCGAAGTCTCTGAGAGACAGCTTGATGGATCGCTGGGCAACTGGCGACTCGTCCTCGATATCGACGAGCTAGGTCGGGAGGAGGGCAGAGAGCTCGAGTTTTTCGAATTTGACTTTCAGAGTCGTGCCTTTGGACCTGATGCCTCACgcctccttgtcctcttGTCCGATGGAGGCTCTGACTTAGTCGAGTTGCGTGAGCTTGATACCAAACAAGGCAAATTCGTTCGAGATGGATTCCGTACAGGGCTGGGTCGTATCGCTGTTACGTGGCTGGACATCGATCATGTCTTGATCAACCACAACCTCAACGGCAGTCCGACTACGGCAGCAGGTTGGGGAACCACTTCGTACATCTGGAAGCGCGGGATCGACTTGaaggaagccaaggctgTCAAAGAAATTCCTCCAACCAGTGCACTCTCTCTCATCTCCTCGGTGGGCCAGACCAACAGTGGCCGTGCCCTCATCACTTGCGCCGTGGACTACTCCACCCTTGTCTACAGCATTGTTTCCCTTGATGGGACTGTGGAAGAGCTTGATCTGCCAAAGAAACAGTCAATGTCGCTGCCACCCAAAACTACATCCAAGCATGTGGTGGCCGTGCTGGGTGAGAAGGCGACCGTCTGTGGTCGAGAGGTCCCAGTTGGTTCCGTCGTCGCGTACAACATGGTGCCAGACACACCGGCCAACGAAAGGACCTCGATTGTTTACGTTCCGGAGCTAGGCGAGGTCAACGCTTATCTCTTTATTGATGGAATCCAGGCAAGCAAGACCAGGGTTTACTTGACAATGAACAAGAGACAATCAGAGCGCCGCCTGACCCTGGAGAATGACGCCAATGAATGGAGAATCATTCGAAGCATAGAGACGAGTATCGGGTCTCATGCGGCTGCGACCAGCGGTGACCCTTACAGCAACGAGACAGTCGTAACCAAGTCTGGCTTGCTCTCCCCGTCGACTACTTGGCTAGAACGAGGCAAGACCAAAGAGTCTTTGTACACCCAGCCATCGGTTTTCAATGCCGACGCCTTTCAACTTAGTCAGAAGACCACTTCAAGCAAGGACGGCACTTCGATCGACTATCTTGTCCTCTCGCCCAAGGAGCCGAAACACCCACACGGCGAGCAGCCGATCATGATGATTGGGTACGGTGCCTTTGGGCTTTCCGTTTCGTTGTCATACTTGGACATGATCCTGGGCGGCATCTCACTGGTCCCCTGGCTGGAGAGTGGAGGGTCGTTGGTGATTCCATTCATTCGGGGCGGCGGCGAACGAGGCGAGGCGTGGCATCAAGCCGCGCGACAAGAGAAGCGCCAAAACTCGTACGACGACTTTACCGCCGTTGCTGAAACACTTGTCAAGGATGGGATGACTACCCCAAAGCACATTGGCGTTGTTGGCGGATCCAACGGCGGGTTGCTTGCTGCCGTAATGGGCACGCAGCGGCCAGACCTCTTTGGCGCCATCGTAAGCGACGTGCCTCTCACGGACATGTTGAGATACCCTCTGATGGGGATGGGAGCTGCGTGGATATACGAGTACGGAGACCCTCAAGATGCTGAAATGGCCAAGGTTCTCAGGGCGTACTCGCCATTCCACAACATCCGCGAGGGGGTGCAGTATCCCCCCTTTCTCGTCACCGTCTCGACAAAGGACGATCGAGTCGGTGTAGGCCATGCGCGGAAGCTTGTTGCGAGGTTGAAGGACGCGGGGGCATCAGACGTGTTTTTGTACGAGGATCGCACTGGCGGACACGGTGTCAGTGATCCCTTTAAGAATGCGACGTTGATGGCTAGACGTGTCGCCTTTTTGATAGAGTTTCTCCAGTCCACAGGTTCGGGCGCCTAG